A genomic segment from Candidatus Korarchaeum cryptofilum OPF8 encodes:
- a CDS encoding right-handed parallel beta-helix repeat-containing protein: MRRAYLSLLMIFILLQANLILSAPPRTIVVHTGSPCTSGDAYFTSLSSAISSANPGDSVKICPGTYRDNVRVTKSLSISGVGDPSSVVVEAYNTTKHVIEVSNTRNVMISNLTVRGAVGSQQSGIYIYYTSESSLRNIIATGNYFGINIVSSSSINVSDLISENNTNAGVNFESSVACSFSDLRLRRNRIGFLSLLSSDSKLMDARIEGNSEGGLLLKYSNNNNLSGIEAERNGWYGVYLQKSTGNIILNSRADNNTALGVDSYGFYIYQGSDNNKLENVSAKDNVYGVAIIYSSNNSVRASLVNNTFSGVYIYQSRGNSIDGSAEGSIYGIWIQNGGENKLIGESSHNRFGVLISESSGNLLNGTRIHDNIYSGIVVEGNSSIGNVFTKLSCYNNTLLGIDLGGDYVTKNDGRLTEGPNDFMDYPVLTWAAVYGDRLLVKGYINSEGSGSGSSAFNGSEVEIYLSTNHKSGYGEGLRYLGSLKASNGEFLGWIDLPDDLIGKGMNITSTATLMPHGTSEFGPNIFAQSLSTNISVEKLIEPSIVTPGSSAKVTLIIANRGNGTAYNVSIIDSLPYGMSYISGTAKLNGSSLEPKVNGSELSWILNIPAGSIMLLEFNVSITASPGSHLENIAFFSSEDGSGNSSADVSVISPPVIEVRKTASSTSVKVGDEVSYQLRIGNSGDLPAFISVRDTIPTGMSYVSGSFSSNVSLDLDISGGEIKFNVTLAPKSSLVASYKLKALTEGRKDNRVYVNGTLSASASVIVTNPPSAPSGGSGGSGGHSGHSGGSGGSGGSPSCGYIPPPTSTPPATPSKPSSDDYVFNGIPIVLVSLGSQGVKLESYQSGSSGSSGVQPVTSGNALALITIDISASPTKAETGSNIAFLVNVSNIGEGAYEGLEVQVDLTPGLDYVSGSSKLGGVNVEPKNDKNVLKWKISKLDQKSSLEISFLAKLIATAGSFNVVATAATASDSVIISVKPKEVAAPQPQPQQVPEVVELDVSGSSSGRVGTVTITLTSPTGARSVRIVANLNSLKYVPNSAKLADMPAKTDVRENSLSWLISISKGGKAVITFNVEPSSDDVNSGEVNVFLPDFGKQKSVTIKFEAKQMAMGPSLEIKLPQIPIWIFLLPLLAIPIVLAYKRRGREAVVMDYSALRRAVERGMIEDLVRRYDVYVPQETFNKVSKDQRLMKALEKYLIGRSLKVERVLSDVSIEGFDDEVAAVISLAQRRGTFAYLGNEEAFKKLKEKGLKVKFVKEGKPLSLEANIPS, encoded by the coding sequence ATGAGGAGAGCGTATCTTTCCCTGCTCATGATATTCATACTCTTACAAGCTAACTTAATTCTCTCAGCTCCGCCTAGGACGATAGTAGTTCACACGGGCAGCCCATGCACTTCCGGCGATGCTTACTTCACGAGCTTGAGCTCAGCTATCTCGAGCGCGAACCCAGGGGATAGCGTGAAGATATGCCCCGGGACCTACAGGGATAACGTGAGGGTGACGAAGAGCTTAAGCATCTCCGGAGTGGGGGACCCTTCTTCAGTTGTAGTGGAAGCCTACAATACGACTAAGCATGTAATAGAAGTGAGCAATACTAGGAATGTAATGATAAGCAATTTAACTGTCAGAGGGGCAGTAGGATCCCAGCAGAGCGGTATATACATTTATTACACGAGCGAGAGCTCCCTCAGGAATATAATAGCGACCGGAAACTACTTCGGGATCAACATAGTATCGAGCTCAAGCATAAATGTGAGCGATCTGATCTCGGAGAACAACACTAATGCTGGAGTGAACTTTGAGAGCAGTGTGGCATGCTCCTTCTCGGATCTGAGACTGAGGAGGAATAGGATAGGCTTCCTCTCCCTCCTGAGCTCTGACTCCAAGTTAATGGATGCTAGGATAGAGGGGAACTCTGAGGGGGGCTTACTCCTCAAATACTCAAATAATAACAATCTTAGCGGTATAGAGGCTGAGAGGAACGGATGGTACGGTGTATACCTACAGAAATCTACTGGGAACATTATATTGAACTCGAGAGCCGATAACAATACTGCGCTTGGTGTCGATAGCTACGGCTTCTACATTTACCAGGGATCCGATAACAATAAGCTTGAGAACGTGAGCGCTAAGGATAACGTTTATGGAGTAGCGATAATATACAGCTCCAATAACTCTGTTAGGGCATCCTTAGTCAATAACACCTTCTCCGGAGTTTACATATACCAGAGCAGGGGGAACTCTATAGACGGCTCAGCTGAAGGCAGTATCTACGGTATATGGATACAGAACGGAGGGGAAAATAAGCTGATTGGAGAGTCAAGTCATAATAGGTTCGGAGTCCTCATCTCAGAGTCCAGTGGGAATCTGCTAAATGGGACGAGGATCCACGATAACATATACAGCGGTATAGTCGTGGAGGGGAACTCCTCCATCGGCAACGTTTTCACTAAGCTCTCCTGCTACAACAACACCCTGCTGGGGATAGATCTAGGAGGGGATTATGTCACTAAAAACGATGGAAGGTTGACGGAGGGCCCGAACGATTTCATGGATTATCCTGTGCTGACATGGGCAGCTGTATACGGGGACAGATTGCTGGTGAAGGGCTACATAAATTCCGAGGGAAGCGGATCCGGGAGCTCAGCTTTCAACGGATCTGAGGTGGAGATATACCTATCCACGAATCATAAGAGCGGATACGGGGAGGGCTTAAGGTATCTGGGGAGCCTCAAGGCTTCAAACGGGGAGTTCCTGGGATGGATAGATCTTCCTGATGATTTGATAGGCAAGGGAATGAACATAACATCTACAGCGACGTTGATGCCTCATGGTACCTCTGAGTTCGGGCCAAATATATTCGCACAATCCCTATCAACGAACATAAGCGTGGAGAAGTTGATAGAGCCATCCATAGTCACTCCCGGCTCTTCAGCCAAGGTTACCTTAATAATCGCGAACAGGGGAAACGGGACGGCCTACAACGTCTCGATAATAGACTCACTCCCCTATGGCATGAGTTACATAAGCGGGACAGCTAAGTTGAACGGTAGCTCTTTGGAGCCTAAGGTCAATGGAAGTGAGTTGAGCTGGATCCTCAATATACCTGCAGGGAGTATAATGCTCTTAGAATTTAATGTCAGCATAACCGCTTCCCCAGGATCTCACCTCGAGAATATAGCTTTCTTCAGCTCGGAAGATGGTTCAGGAAACAGCTCGGCTGATGTTAGCGTGATATCTCCCCCCGTAATAGAGGTGAGGAAGACCGCCTCATCAACTAGCGTGAAGGTGGGTGATGAGGTCAGCTATCAGCTGAGGATAGGGAACTCGGGAGACCTACCTGCATTCATATCGGTGAGGGATACTATACCCACAGGTATGAGCTATGTGAGTGGGAGCTTCTCCTCTAACGTCAGCTTGGATCTCGATATATCCGGAGGAGAGATAAAGTTCAACGTTACTTTAGCTCCAAAGAGCTCATTAGTAGCTTCATACAAGCTCAAGGCATTGACCGAGGGGAGGAAGGATAACAGGGTCTACGTTAATGGGACGCTCTCAGCATCGGCATCAGTAATAGTTACGAATCCTCCATCGGCTCCATCAGGCGGTTCCGGAGGTTCAGGGGGACATTCAGGTCATTCTGGAGGTTCAGGCGGTTCCGGAGGATCACCATCTTGCGGCTACATACCTCCTCCCACTTCAACTCCACCTGCCACTCCGAGTAAGCCGAGCTCCGACGATTATGTCTTCAACGGGATACCCATAGTCCTCGTCTCCCTAGGATCTCAGGGGGTTAAGCTAGAGAGCTATCAATCAGGGAGCTCTGGTAGCTCCGGGGTCCAGCCCGTGACCTCTGGAAACGCTTTAGCTCTAATAACAATCGATATATCAGCATCCCCAACTAAAGCGGAGACGGGGAGCAATATAGCCTTCTTAGTCAACGTGAGCAATATAGGGGAGGGGGCTTATGAGGGGCTGGAGGTCCAGGTAGACCTCACCCCAGGGCTGGATTACGTGAGCGGGAGCTCGAAGCTCGGTGGAGTCAATGTGGAGCCGAAGAATGATAAGAATGTGCTCAAGTGGAAGATAAGCAAACTGGATCAGAAGAGCAGCTTGGAGATAAGTTTCCTAGCGAAGTTAATAGCGACAGCTGGGAGCTTCAATGTAGTGGCGACTGCAGCTACTGCTAGCGATAGTGTCATCATATCCGTTAAGCCTAAAGAAGTGGCAGCTCCTCAACCTCAACCTCAGCAAGTCCCGGAGGTCGTGGAGCTGGATGTATCGGGCTCCTCCTCCGGCAGGGTGGGAACGGTAACGATAACTCTCACTAGCCCGACGGGAGCGAGGTCAGTGAGGATAGTCGCTAACCTAAACTCCCTCAAGTACGTGCCCAATAGCGCTAAGCTCGCCGATATGCCCGCTAAGACCGATGTGAGGGAGAACAGCTTGAGCTGGTTGATAAGCATATCCAAGGGAGGGAAAGCTGTGATAACCTTCAACGTCGAGCCTAGCAGCGATGATGTGAATTCAGGTGAGGTGAACGTCTTCCTACCAGATTTCGGAAAACAGAAGAGTGTTACAATAAAGTTCGAGGCTAAACAGATGGCAATGGGCCCATCTCTTGAGATAAAACTCCCACAGATCCCAATATGGATATTCCTGCTCCCTCTACTGGCTATACCGATAGTGCTAGCGTACAAGAGGAGGGGGAGAGAAGCTGTAGTGATGGATTACAGCGCCCTGAGGAGAGCCGTGGAGAGGGGGATGATAGAGGACTTGGTGAGGAGGTACGATGTCTACGTACCTCAGGAGACCTTCAACAAGGTGAGCAAGGATCAGAGGTTGATGAAGGCGCTGGAGAAATATCTAATAGGGAGATCCCTGAAAGTGGAGAGGGTATTGAGCGATGTATCGATAGAGGGTTTCGATGATGAAGTAGCGGCTGTGATAAGCCTCGCCCAGAGGAGGGGAACTTTCGCGTACCTAGGGAACGAGGAGGCATTCAAGAAGTTGAAGGAGAAGGGATTGAAGGTGAAATTCGTTAAGGAAGGTAAGCCTCTATCATTAGAGGCGAATATCCCATCATAA
- a CDS encoding acyl CoA:acetate/3-ketoacid CoA transferase produces MQFSKVIDVEGALSRIRDGSVIAISGFNIATTPEYLIVKLWELYERTGHPKDLFILTDTLPAVPDRGLDFIGKKMHETGDREFLRGMLLTYLGWAPWLQRLTAENAIEMYTWPIGTASCWFREVASGRPGIITRVGLRTFLDPRNDGCYLNDLARERRTCSNSLIEIDGREYLLYKAPKPEVALIRATTSDELGNLSMEREGIFGTVLAISQAAKSCGGIVIAQVERLAKFGSIKPKEVHVPAPLVDHVVVAPEEYHWQTCSFRYDPRISGEIIPPRASYSPLELSERKVIARRVALELLYLAKRLDRPLFVNFGIGIPALTPLVIEEEGLSEILLTSIEAGPLGGVALTEADFGVAIGPFAVIQMPDMFTNYEGGIIDASSLGFMEVDARGNVNPSFIPGRITGPGGFPVIVTGSPRLYFAGGFTAGKRKFRIGNGELRIEQDGDVRKFVREVYKVAFNGKLALEEGKEVLYITERAVFRLSERGLSLEEIAPGVDLDKDILSRMDFQPQMGKLEEMDRRIFREEKMNIEL; encoded by the coding sequence ATGCAATTCTCTAAGGTGATCGATGTCGAGGGGGCCCTTTCCAGGATAAGGGATGGCTCAGTCATAGCGATCTCGGGATTCAACATAGCGACGACCCCGGAGTACTTGATAGTTAAGTTATGGGAGCTTTATGAGAGGACGGGCCATCCTAAGGATCTCTTCATACTGACGGATACTTTACCGGCGGTGCCCGATAGGGGCCTCGATTTCATAGGGAAGAAAATGCACGAGACCGGGGATAGGGAGTTCTTGAGGGGGATGCTATTGACTTACCTCGGATGGGCCCCGTGGCTCCAGAGGCTCACGGCTGAGAATGCTATAGAGATGTACACCTGGCCCATAGGCACTGCCAGTTGCTGGTTCAGGGAAGTAGCGTCTGGGAGGCCGGGTATAATCACTAGAGTTGGGTTGAGGACCTTCCTAGATCCTAGGAACGATGGTTGCTACCTCAACGATCTGGCTAGGGAGAGGAGGACTTGCAGCAACAGCCTGATAGAGATAGATGGGAGGGAGTACCTGCTCTACAAAGCACCGAAGCCCGAAGTGGCTTTGATAAGGGCCACGACTTCGGATGAGCTCGGGAACCTCTCGATGGAGAGGGAGGGTATATTCGGCACTGTCCTAGCAATTTCTCAAGCCGCTAAATCTTGCGGAGGTATAGTCATAGCTCAGGTTGAAAGGTTAGCGAAATTCGGATCTATTAAGCCTAAGGAAGTCCATGTCCCAGCCCCTCTGGTGGATCACGTAGTAGTGGCTCCCGAGGAATACCATTGGCAGACCTGCTCCTTCCGTTACGATCCTAGGATAAGCGGTGAAATAATTCCACCTAGAGCTTCTTACAGCCCCCTCGAGCTCAGTGAGAGGAAAGTGATAGCTAGGAGAGTAGCTCTTGAGCTCCTCTATCTGGCTAAGAGGCTGGATAGGCCCCTGTTCGTCAACTTCGGGATAGGGATACCCGCTCTCACTCCCCTGGTGATAGAGGAGGAGGGTCTCTCGGAAATATTGCTGACTAGCATAGAAGCTGGGCCGCTTGGAGGAGTGGCCCTCACTGAAGCTGACTTCGGGGTCGCCATAGGGCCTTTCGCTGTAATACAGATGCCGGATATGTTCACGAATTATGAAGGCGGCATAATAGATGCCTCCTCCCTCGGGTTCATGGAGGTGGATGCTCGCGGTAACGTCAACCCCTCATTCATCCCGGGCAGGATAACCGGTCCCGGTGGCTTCCCAGTTATAGTAACTGGCTCCCCAAGGCTTTACTTCGCCGGTGGATTCACTGCGGGCAAGAGGAAGTTCAGGATAGGGAATGGAGAGCTCAGAATCGAGCAAGATGGAGATGTGAGGAAGTTCGTGAGGGAGGTATATAAGGTGGCTTTCAACGGGAAGCTAGCTTTAGAGGAGGGGAAGGAGGTCTTATACATAACTGAGAGAGCTGTCTTTAGGCTGAGCGAGAGGGGTTTGTCTCTGGAGGAGATAGCGCCTGGCGTGGATCTGGATAAGGATATCCTAAGCAGGATGGATTTCCAGCCCCAGATGGGGAAGCTCGAGGAGATGGATAGAAGGATATTCAGGGAGGAAAAAATGAATATAGAGTTATGA
- a CDS encoding class I SAM-dependent methyltransferase yields the protein MFIDRADLYLEIMNSTWSEGEQIARSIAEILRENGLESGRVLEAFCGNGRVAIPLAIEGYDVLGFDISLPFIQDARQKAEKHRVSDKAKFIVSDAREIDSRLKGEIFDAIIIVSTSLGYYDSMTDEEILRKLRSLVKEGSILIIANTFHRETPSWNCGRVFQRYGSLVLMEDMRFDPLWSRLLSKWILLRDDGEGNLTKELEVNTEMRIYTSTELAEILRRAGWGVDSIYGDIRKKEKFSPPCPYLSLIAKAIQATE from the coding sequence GTGTTCATAGATAGGGCGGACCTCTACCTGGAAATAATGAATAGCACTTGGTCCGAGGGGGAGCAGATAGCTAGATCGATAGCTGAGATACTAAGGGAAAATGGATTGGAGTCCGGAAGGGTATTGGAGGCATTTTGCGGGAATGGCAGAGTAGCAATACCCCTCGCAATTGAGGGATATGATGTTCTAGGCTTCGACATATCTCTTCCATTCATACAGGACGCTAGGCAGAAGGCCGAGAAGCACAGGGTATCGGATAAAGCTAAGTTCATAGTCTCGGATGCCAGAGAAATAGATAGCAGGCTTAAGGGGGAGATATTCGATGCAATAATAATAGTGTCGACATCCCTAGGTTACTACGACTCGATGACGGATGAGGAGATACTCAGGAAGCTCAGGTCACTGGTGAAGGAGGGATCCATCCTCATAATAGCGAATACGTTCCATAGGGAGACGCCGAGTTGGAACTGCGGGAGGGTTTTCCAGAGATACGGTTCCTTGGTCTTGATGGAGGATATGAGATTCGATCCCCTCTGGTCCAGGCTCCTCTCCAAGTGGATCCTCCTCAGGGACGATGGTGAGGGCAACTTGACGAAGGAGCTCGAGGTGAATACGGAGATGAGGATATATACATCCACGGAGCTGGCTGAGATACTCAGGAGAGCGGGATGGGGGGTCGATTCAATATACGGGGACATAAGGAAGAAGGAGAAGTTCTCCCCTCCCTGCCCCTACTTAAGCCTCATCGCGAAGGCCATCCAAGCAACTGAGTAG
- a CDS encoding tRNA(Met) cytidine acetyltransferase TmcA: MLSLTGRVKLDPRLIVEEAMNTGERRLIVISGNDSPEVASEIAKIWLSKREGRLLIATHMGINLDRIPLDDATSIDFDQTEEVLGGTWDILIADISHQFRANDIGRLIEVVRGGGLAILTIPPAEEWINSMTEFQRRFMVPPFESRGVRQLFKSRFLSSIGKRGTFLLGEEVRGELCGRVSKDRAPIERTGDPLFDLCATRDQQRVLRSILDAFKERKRAFILTANRGRGKSAVIGIALSLIMNRSKIRSAVVTSPSIEGVQTIFNFLMRGLDAQGVNYEPLIREGRIIALRFKGKDVFYLTPESAAEVEVSLKVVDEAASIPVTTLFKFLGGGFTIFSSTIHGYEGAGRGFSLRFLGRLRKSGIPHAEERMDEPIRYPPDDPVERWLYDFLLLDAEPGEPPKNLEATYREISLDSISEEYLRKFYGIYILAHYRNRPNDLATLLDAPHHFARSLEAEGEPIVSIHLAEEGGLPNSLLEDMVRGMRDLPGHMIASRIVLHYSFKSFGRLRGWRIVRIATHPELQGMGFGTRALAEVEREARGKSVDWLGAGFGATEDLLRFWVRSGYHPVHISPSRNTVTGEYSVLVLKPLSEEASKLTEEVLKEFKRRVLASLHDVYFSLNPMVARLLLKSKLDGGKAKLSTSQRSRLLGYVKGSYVYELASDAIHEVVRSYFWQGKDCLTPREEAILVAKVLQGKPWETLKSRFGVKEPYELLREIVSNLLSCLDGLRDEA, translated from the coding sequence TTGTTATCGCTCACCGGGAGGGTGAAATTGGATCCCAGGCTTATAGTTGAGGAAGCCATGAATACAGGGGAGAGGAGACTCATCGTAATATCTGGAAATGATTCACCGGAGGTAGCATCGGAAATTGCCAAGATCTGGTTATCTAAGAGGGAAGGCCGCCTCCTGATCGCTACTCATATGGGGATCAATTTGGATAGGATCCCTCTTGATGACGCCACATCGATAGACTTCGATCAGACCGAGGAGGTGCTCGGGGGCACTTGGGATATCCTAATAGCAGATATATCGCATCAGTTCAGGGCCAACGATATAGGCAGACTGATAGAGGTAGTCAGGGGAGGAGGTCTCGCGATCCTCACGATACCACCAGCGGAGGAGTGGATCAACTCGATGACCGAGTTCCAGAGGAGGTTCATGGTCCCTCCATTCGAATCCAGGGGTGTGAGGCAGCTCTTCAAGTCCAGGTTCCTCAGTTCAATAGGGAAGAGGGGTACCTTCCTCCTCGGCGAGGAGGTCAGAGGGGAGCTTTGCGGGAGGGTCTCGAAGGACAGAGCTCCTATTGAGAGGACCGGAGATCCACTCTTCGATCTATGCGCGACTAGGGATCAGCAGAGAGTCCTGAGATCCATTCTAGATGCTTTTAAGGAGAGGAAGAGAGCTTTCATACTTACCGCGAATAGGGGGAGGGGGAAGTCCGCCGTAATAGGGATAGCTCTATCCCTCATAATGAATAGGAGCAAGATTAGGAGCGCCGTAGTGACATCTCCGAGCATCGAGGGGGTTCAGACGATCTTCAACTTCCTGATGAGGGGACTGGATGCTCAGGGAGTGAATTATGAGCCCCTGATAAGGGAGGGCAGGATCATAGCCCTGAGGTTCAAGGGCAAGGACGTCTTCTATCTCACGCCTGAAAGCGCTGCTGAAGTCGAAGTGAGCCTGAAGGTAGTCGATGAAGCTGCCTCTATACCAGTGACAACCCTATTCAAATTCCTGGGCGGGGGATTCACTATATTCTCATCGACGATACACGGATACGAGGGCGCTGGGAGAGGCTTCTCCCTGAGGTTCCTTGGGAGGCTGAGGAAATCCGGAATCCCTCACGCCGAGGAGAGGATGGATGAACCGATAAGGTATCCCCCAGATGATCCAGTCGAGAGGTGGCTCTATGACTTCCTCCTGCTTGATGCGGAACCAGGGGAGCCCCCTAAGAATCTAGAGGCCACTTACAGGGAGATATCCTTGGATAGCATAAGCGAGGAATACCTGAGGAAGTTCTACGGTATTTACATATTGGCTCATTACAGGAATAGGCCCAACGATCTCGCTACCCTCTTAGATGCTCCCCATCACTTCGCCAGGTCACTAGAGGCTGAAGGAGAGCCCATAGTGAGCATCCACTTGGCTGAGGAGGGTGGGCTTCCGAACTCGCTCCTCGAGGATATGGTCAGGGGGATGAGGGATCTGCCGGGGCATATGATAGCGAGCAGGATAGTCCTACACTACTCCTTCAAGAGCTTCGGGAGGCTGAGGGGTTGGAGGATAGTCAGGATAGCCACTCATCCAGAGCTTCAGGGGATGGGCTTCGGGACGAGGGCCCTGGCTGAAGTGGAGAGGGAAGCCAGGGGAAAAAGCGTGGACTGGCTGGGAGCCGGATTCGGTGCAACGGAGGATTTACTTAGATTCTGGGTTAGATCTGGCTATCATCCTGTGCACATAAGCCCATCTAGGAATACTGTGACCGGGGAGTACAGCGTCTTAGTGCTCAAGCCCCTGAGTGAGGAGGCATCTAAACTCACTGAGGAAGTGCTCAAGGAATTCAAGAGGAGGGTATTAGCGAGCTTACATGATGTTTACTTCTCCCTAAACCCCATGGTAGCTAGATTGCTCCTCAAGAGCAAGTTAGATGGGGGGAAGGCCAAGTTGAGCACTTCCCAGAGGAGCAGGCTCTTAGGATACGTTAAGGGAAGCTACGTCTATGAGCTAGCTTCTGATGCGATACATGAAGTCGTCAGGAGCTACTTCTGGCAGGGGAAGGATTGCTTAACCCCCAGGGAGGAAGCGATACTGGTGGCGAAGGTCCTGCAGGGGAAACCCTGGGAGACCTTGAAGAGCAGGTTCGGGGTGAAGGAGCCTTACGAGCTCCTGAGGGAGATAGTCTCGAATCTACTCAGTTGCTTGGATGGCCTTCGCGATGAGGCTTAA
- a CDS encoding dihydroorotate dehydrogenase, translating to MSLETEVAGIKLRNPLILASGILGMTPSLLKRVERAGAGAVTTKTILPRPSRGYENPVVVELPFGMLNAMGLPNPGIDEFEREFREARGSIEIPVIGSAGGNTPEEVAYVAGRLQDCGVDAVELNASCPHVRGHGLEVGSTPELMRELVSEVRRNVKIPIIVKLSPMVPDIASLGRSAFESGADALNAINTVRAMYIDVEAMTPVLSNKFGGLSGPAIRPIAVRCVYELAGICDVIGTGGVETWRDAVEMMLAGAKAVGIGTAIYRRGLEVFEEINRGLESYLLKKGLSLREIIGRARG from the coding sequence TTGAGCCTGGAGACGGAGGTAGCGGGGATAAAACTTAGAAATCCGCTCATTTTGGCTTCTGGTATACTGGGAATGACCCCCTCCCTACTCAAGAGGGTCGAGAGAGCTGGGGCTGGAGCTGTAACGACGAAAACGATACTTCCGAGACCCAGCAGGGGGTATGAGAATCCGGTCGTCGTCGAGCTCCCGTTCGGGATGCTCAACGCCATGGGCTTACCCAACCCGGGTATAGATGAGTTCGAGAGGGAGTTCAGGGAGGCGAGAGGAAGCATAGAGATACCTGTTATAGGGAGCGCTGGCGGTAATACGCCTGAAGAAGTAGCCTATGTTGCTGGGAGGCTCCAGGACTGCGGGGTCGATGCAGTGGAGCTGAACGCATCATGCCCTCACGTGAGGGGACACGGTTTGGAGGTGGGATCCACGCCGGAGCTCATGAGGGAGCTAGTTTCCGAGGTCAGGAGGAACGTTAAGATACCTATAATCGTGAAGCTCTCCCCCATGGTCCCGGATATAGCTAGCTTGGGGAGAAGCGCCTTCGAATCCGGAGCCGATGCTTTAAACGCGATAAATACCGTTAGAGCCATGTACATAGATGTTGAAGCTATGACCCCTGTCCTCTCTAATAAGTTCGGTGGGCTCAGCGGTCCAGCTATAAGGCCCATAGCCGTTAGATGCGTCTACGAGCTAGCTGGGATATGCGATGTCATCGGAACCGGCGGCGTCGAGACTTGGAGGGATGCTGTGGAGATGATGCTAGCTGGAGCTAAAGCGGTCGGTATAGGGACAGCTATCTACAGGAGGGGCCTCGAGGTCTTCGAGGAGATCAACAGGGGATTGGAATCTTACTTACTTAAGAAGGGATTGAGCCTGAGGGAGATAATAGGTAGAGCCAGGGGATGA
- the scpB gene encoding SMC-Scp complex subunit ScpB, producing MSSWERAKRLLEALLFASSRAVDEGTIERVCGLRGEEIGEAVREINEELAGHPFIVEALDGKYLMKLKREYEIAVSSFFESKLLSKAELRTLAVIAANEPLDISSLVAYRGGASRRHLRKLRSLGLISVSREGRRKVLRTTAKFKSMFSVESGGEMVEPGDGGSGDKT from the coding sequence TTGAGCTCTTGGGAGAGGGCGAAGAGGTTGCTTGAGGCGCTTTTATTCGCATCGAGCAGGGCTGTTGATGAGGGGACTATAGAGAGGGTATGCGGGCTCAGGGGTGAGGAGATAGGGGAAGCTGTGCGAGAGATAAATGAGGAACTCGCGGGGCATCCATTCATCGTAGAGGCGCTAGATGGGAAGTACTTGATGAAGCTCAAGAGGGAATATGAGATAGCAGTTTCTTCATTTTTCGAAAGTAAGCTACTGTCAAAAGCTGAATTGAGGACCCTCGCTGTGATAGCTGCTAATGAACCCTTGGATATCTCCAGCTTAGTTGCTTATAGGGGAGGGGCCTCCAGGAGGCACTTGAGGAAGCTGAGATCCCTGGGCCTGATAAGCGTATCCAGGGAGGGGAGGAGGAAGGTCCTGAGGACGACAGCTAAGTTCAAATCCATGTTCTCAGTCGAGTCAGGGGGTGAGATGGTTGAGCCTGGAGACGGAGGTAGCGGGGATAAAACTTAG